A part of Vulcanisaeta moutnovskia 768-28 genomic DNA contains:
- a CDS encoding (Fe-S)-binding protein, translating into MDYTQLCYAEYFGLPKELSMIIVYSLASLTVILFFYFLKLRLNRYGIGLWEFILILLKGYRAWLPFLWDIATHRRFTKYESIGAVAHLMILYALLLSLIGTLIVAANQYIGIVTGKEVFCGYFFLGYSLVMDITAWVLFIGSALGIYRVLGRKELYTRNEYYTNLLFLVGFMYLAVSGAIIESYRFMHMDLWRYWMFMPNALLLSSISSSSVLYMVIYYTHFPLAFILIAILPLTAIFHSLLGLYNYIINYKRPLGELSKPFDLKELTAESATELKVGFSNVTEIPKLNKAEAIACTDCFRCQDACPAYAAGRPLSPMMIITKIKHGLYNNDDKLIDGSIADDELWACTTCGACMNTCPVYIRHVDYIIDMRRYLVMINMRIDQKKSSLLLNLSQYNNSMGMSNYGRHDWLKELGVKTIQENPGFEYLLWVGCMGSFDNRTRDIIKSLIEILREANLLDKIAILGDEETCCGDPARRLGEESRFQELALNNIELFRKYNVRNIITICPHGYNTFKNEYPKIDSWMRNIKVMHHSEFLEQLINEGKIRMNKNNIVFTIHDPCYLARHNGVVNPQRNIVKKLGELRETKYHGTQTFCCGAGGANYWYDVPEKKRISHIRLEQLMETNAQTIVTLCPFCNAMLTDAARIKGVEDKVKILDIAEIVKSSIIKPQEVKVSD; encoded by the coding sequence ATGGATTACACTCAATTATGCTATGCAGAGTATTTTGGTTTACCTAAAGAGTTATCTATGATTATTGTGTATAGTTTAGCATCATTAACGGTTATACTATTCTTTTACTTTCTTAAGCTTAGGTTAAATAGGTATGGTATTGGCCTTTGGGAATTCATATTAATATTGCTTAAGGGTTATAGGGCATGGTTACCATTTCTCTGGGATATTGCAACTCATAGGCGTTTCACTAAATATGAGAGTATTGGTGCCGTAGCTCACCTAATGATTCTCTATGCTTTACTATTATCGTTGATAGGCACATTGATTGTTGCTGCTAATCAGTACATAGGCATAGTCACTGGTAAGGAGGTATTTTGCGGTTACTTCTTTCTGGGTTATAGTTTAGTCATGGATATTACTGCATGGGTTCTCTTCATAGGTTCTGCCCTGGGGATTTACAGGGTTCTTGGTAGGAAAGAACTATACACGAGAAACGAGTATTACACAAACTTACTGTTCCTTGTAGGATTCATGTACTTAGCCGTGAGTGGCGCCATAATTGAGAGCTATAGATTTATGCACATGGACCTCTGGCGTTATTGGATGTTCATGCCAAATGCTTTACTATTATCCTCAATAAGTTCATCAAGTGTTCTATACATGGTGATTTACTACACGCATTTTCCGCTGGCGTTCATATTAATAGCTATATTACCACTCACGGCAATCTTCCACTCATTGCTTGGGCTCTACAATTACATAATTAATTATAAGAGACCTCTTGGTGAATTAAGCAAGCCGTTTGATTTAAAGGAATTAACTGCTGAATCAGCAACTGAACTAAAGGTAGGCTTCTCAAATGTAACGGAGATCCCAAAGTTAAATAAGGCAGAAGCAATAGCATGCACAGATTGCTTCAGATGTCAGGATGCGTGCCCAGCATATGCTGCGGGTAGACCCCTCTCACCTATGATGATAATAACGAAGATAAAGCATGGGCTTTATAATAATGATGACAAGTTAATAGATGGTTCTATTGCAGATGATGAGTTATGGGCATGCACAACATGTGGTGCATGCATGAATACATGCCCCGTTTACATAAGGCATGTTGATTACATAATCGATATGAGGAGATACCTAGTCATGATTAACATGAGGATCGATCAAAAGAAATCAAGTCTATTGCTTAATCTATCCCAGTACAACAATTCAATGGGTATGTCTAACTATGGCAGACATGATTGGCTAAAGGAATTAGGTGTTAAGACCATCCAGGAAAATCCAGGTTTTGAGTACTTACTATGGGTTGGTTGTATGGGTAGCTTTGACAATAGAACGAGGGATATAATAAAGTCTTTGATTGAAATCCTAAGGGAGGCCAATCTCCTGGATAAAATAGCTATACTAGGTGATGAGGAGACCTGTTGTGGTGATCCAGCAAGGAGGCTTGGTGAGGAGAGTAGGTTCCAGGAACTTGCACTTAATAATATTGAATTATTCAGGAAGTATAACGTGAGGAACATAATAACTATTTGCCCGCATGGATATAATACCTTCAAGAATGAATATCCGAAGATAGACTCATGGATGAGAAATATAAAGGTAATGCACCACTCAGAGTTCCTGGAGCAATTAATTAATGAAGGTAAGATAAGGATGAATAAGAATAATATCGTCTTCACGATACATGACCCATGCTATTTGGCCAGACATAATGGTGTTGTTAATCCCCAGAGAAATATTGTTAAGAAACTTGGTGAACTGAGAGAGACGAAGTACCACGGTACACAAACCTTCTGCTGCGGAGCTGGTGGCGCTAATTACTGGTATGATGTACCTGAGAAGAAGAGAATTAGCCATATAAGGCTTGAGCAGTTAATGGAGACGAATGCCCAAACGATAGTCACACTATGCCCATTCTGCAATGCAATGCTCACTGATGCAGCAAGGATTAAGGGTGTTGAAGATAAGGTGAAGATACTAGATATAGCGGAAATTGTTAAGTCATCAATCATTAAGCCGCAGGAGGTTAAAGTTAGTGATTAA
- a CDS encoding KEOPS complex kinase/ATPase Bud32 yields MNRRLIAIGAEAVLYLEDWLGLIVLVKERVPKGYRRAEFDNYIRKLRTINEARAMIRARELGIPVPRIYDVDPVNMRIRMEYLNGIPLVRLLMNNSEDINDIIINYIRTMGNHIGILHRNGIVHGDPTPANVLIVGDKLYLIDFGLSEMLGRMPMTQDIRMLYKLALDLNVTLRSFEALRKDQSQFLFMEFLNGYKDAMGLELAGKVQAIISKIRKMVRYAVR; encoded by the coding sequence GTGAATCGTAGATTAATTGCTATTGGTGCGGAGGCAGTGCTTTATTTAGAGGATTGGCTAGGATTAATTGTCCTTGTTAAGGAGAGAGTACCAAAGGGTTATAGGAGGGCTGAGTTTGATAATTATATTCGCAAGCTAAGGACTATTAATGAGGCCAGAGCTATGATAAGGGCTAGGGAGTTAGGTATACCTGTGCCTAGGATTTATGACGTTGACCCAGTCAACATGAGGATTAGGATGGAGTACCTTAACGGAATACCACTGGTTAGGTTATTAATGAATAATAGTGAAGATATTAATGACATTATTATCAACTACATAAGGACCATGGGTAATCACATAGGTATACTACATAGGAATGGTATAGTACATGGAGACCCAACGCCTGCCAATGTATTAATTGTTGGGGATAAGCTATACCTAATAGACTTTGGCTTATCAGAAATGCTTGGCAGGATGCCCATGACGCAAGACATAAGGATGTTGTATAAGTTAGCCCTCGATCTTAACGTAACTCTAAGATCCTTTGAGGCGTTACGTAAGGATCAAAGTCAGTTCCTGTTCATGGAGTTCCTTAATGGCTATAAAGATGCCATGGGACTTGAATTAGCAGGGAAGGTTCAAGCAATTATTAGTAAGATACGGAAGATGGTTAGATACGCCGTTAGATGA
- a CDS encoding 30S ribosomal protein S15, giving the protein MPHRSRHKRGRSASTRPVSKVTPSWVSYTQEEVEQLVIELAKRGFSPSMIGIILRDQYGIPLIKPILGKSITEVLQGHGLAPQIPEDLMNLIRMAVKIRKHLEEHPKDLSARRGLNLVESKIHRLIKYYKRVGKLPQDFTYTPEAFSMLA; this is encoded by the coding sequence GTGCCTCACCGTAGTAGGCATAAGCGAGGTAGGAGTGCAAGTACAAGGCCTGTGTCTAAGGTAACGCCTTCATGGGTTTCATACACGCAGGAGGAGGTTGAGCAGTTGGTAATTGAGCTGGCCAAGAGGGGTTTCTCGCCATCAATGATTGGAATAATACTTAGGGATCAATATGGAATACCACTTATTAAGCCAATACTTGGTAAGAGCATTACTGAGGTTCTCCAGGGACATGGATTAGCTCCGCAAATACCTGAGGACCTAATGAACCTCATCAGGATGGCCGTGAAGATTAGGAAGCACCTTGAGGAACATCCAAAGGACTTAAGCGCTAGAAGGGGCTTGAATCTTGTTGAGTCTAAAATACATAGGTTGATTAAGTACTATAAACGTGTTGGTAAATTGCCACAAGACTTCACATACACGCCTGAGGCCTTCTCAATGCTTGCATAG
- a CDS encoding UPF0179 family protein — translation MMEIKRVMTLIGKEQAVIGKTFRLYSIPNECKQCKLFNICVARLRPGRVYRIAEVKHVGLPQPNKCLLTGEDMVPIIAEELPIVIPIPTKLFIEGVVITYVKSLITCNDARKYLPNEEVLKEGTKVRIVKETGRVRCNNENYILAEVIPLD, via the coding sequence ATGATGGAGATAAAAAGAGTAATGACACTGATTGGCAAGGAACAGGCTGTTATCGGCAAGACCTTTAGACTATACTCAATCCCAAATGAATGCAAACAATGTAAATTATTTAATATATGCGTAGCGAGACTTAGGCCAGGTAGGGTTTATAGGATTGCCGAGGTTAAGCACGTGGGTTTACCGCAACCCAATAAGTGTCTTCTAACGGGTGAGGACATGGTACCGATAATCGCTGAGGAGCTTCCAATAGTAATACCCATACCAACTAAGTTATTTATTGAGGGTGTTGTGATTACATACGTAAAGTCATTAATTACATGTAATGACGCCAGGAAATACCTACCCAATGAGGAAGTACTTAAGGAGGGCACTAAGGTAAGGATCGTGAAAGAGACCGGGCGAGTTAGGTGTAATAATGAGAATTACATACTGGCTGAGGTAATACCACTGGATTAA
- a CDS encoding M42 family metallopeptidase, giving the protein MDINLLSQLSTEVGPSGFEDRVRNVIRGLVNNDADEVKADNLGNLIARVGNGSFKVLISAHMDEVGVMISHIDQRGFLRIVPIGGLDPWVLLDRELVFMGKDGDIVGVVGVDPPHLRKEKPPSKFEELYVDAGFSSKDEALKSGVMPGTPGTFVGDFRQRGSMVIGKAFDNRVGCTVLIDTLKDIRNKVSGDVSLYFAWNTQEEVGLRGINAVVHQVNPHIAFIVETTVAADVPTSSEDVWITRIGGGAALRAFDRSMIANPKLLSVAIELAEDKNIRYQVQVNPYGGTDAGIIHTYGAGVPSLVISTPARYIHSPASLINTDDLRQVENLLKTLLLNLDLVRNKALISER; this is encoded by the coding sequence ATGGATATAAATCTGTTGAGCCAATTATCGACGGAGGTTGGTCCTTCCGGTTTTGAGGATAGGGTTAGAAACGTGATTAGGGGTTTAGTTAACAATGACGCTGATGAGGTTAAGGCCGATAATCTGGGCAACCTAATTGCTAGGGTTGGTAATGGTTCATTTAAGGTTCTAATTAGTGCTCATATGGATGAGGTTGGCGTAATGATCTCGCACATTGATCAGAGGGGTTTCCTGAGAATAGTACCTATTGGTGGTTTAGACCCCTGGGTCCTCTTAGATAGGGAGTTAGTGTTTATGGGTAAGGATGGAGATATCGTCGGTGTCGTTGGTGTTGATCCACCGCACTTACGTAAGGAGAAGCCTCCATCAAAGTTTGAGGAGTTATATGTTGATGCAGGCTTTAGCAGTAAGGATGAAGCTTTAAAGAGTGGTGTAATGCCAGGAACTCCGGGCACGTTCGTGGGTGATTTTAGGCAGAGGGGTTCCATGGTTATTGGTAAGGCGTTTGATAATAGGGTTGGTTGTACGGTTTTAATAGACACGCTTAAGGACATTAGGAATAAGGTGAGTGGAGATGTATCGCTGTACTTTGCATGGAATACGCAGGAGGAGGTTGGTCTTAGGGGTATTAATGCTGTTGTTCATCAGGTCAATCCCCACATAGCCTTTATTGTCGAGACCACAGTTGCTGCTGATGTACCGACTAGCAGTGAGGATGTTTGGATAACGAGGATTGGTGGCGGTGCTGCGCTTAGGGCTTTTGATAGATCAATGATTGCTAATCCTAAGTTATTATCTGTGGCTATCGAACTCGCAGAAGACAAAAATATTAGGTATCAGGTGCAGGTCAATCCATATGGTGGTACGGATGCAGGGATAATACATACTTACGGTGCTGGTGTGCCATCGTTGGTTATTTCGACACCTGCGAGGTACATACACTCACCAGCATCATTAATTAATACTGACGATCTAAGGCAGGTTGAGAATTTACTAAAAACCTTGTTACTAAACCTAGACTTAGTCAGGAATAAGGCGTTGATTAGTGAGAGATGA
- a CDS encoding type II glyceraldehyde-3-phosphate dehydrogenase yields the protein MTVKIGIMGYGTIGKRIADAVMRMDDMELIGVIKQTPDYEGEVAISKGIKLYTYEDRVNKFEKAGIRVTGTINDLIKNVDVIIDATPDGVGAENKAKIYEPLGLRAIFQGGEEAEVADTSFNALANYDMAIGKRFIRVVSCNTTALSRLIGAFLIHGYKIRKVRAYLVRRGADPREFKKGPINDVVFNPATVPSHHGPDVQTVIPTIDIITMAVAVPTTMMHLHMVNIEFDGQVSKGEIMKILEETPRILLFNSASRKIESLAQIIEWARDLGRLRGDVMENALIEDSITVFQNELFLMQGVHQESIVVPENIDAVRAMFKLSSKWDSIRKTDLRLNLITTGKNYNLA from the coding sequence ATGACCGTTAAAATCGGTATAATGGGTTACGGAACTATTGGGAAGAGAATTGCCGACGCAGTAATGAGAATGGACGACATGGAATTAATCGGTGTAATTAAACAGACGCCAGATTATGAAGGTGAAGTTGCCATTAGTAAGGGCATTAAGCTATATACCTATGAGGATAGAGTTAATAAATTTGAGAAAGCTGGGATTAGGGTTACAGGTACTATCAATGACCTTATTAAGAATGTTGATGTAATCATCGATGCAACACCCGATGGCGTTGGTGCTGAGAATAAGGCAAAGATATACGAACCACTAGGGCTTAGGGCTATATTTCAGGGTGGTGAAGAAGCAGAGGTTGCTGACACAAGCTTTAACGCGCTTGCTAATTATGACATGGCCATTGGTAAAAGGTTCATTAGGGTTGTTAGCTGCAACACAACAGCACTCTCAAGACTAATAGGCGCCTTCCTGATACATGGCTATAAGATAAGGAAAGTTAGAGCATATTTAGTGAGAAGAGGAGCCGATCCCAGGGAATTTAAGAAGGGGCCGATTAATGACGTAGTATTTAATCCAGCCACAGTGCCTAGCCACCATGGACCTGATGTACAGACGGTAATACCGACCATTGACATAATTACCATGGCAGTAGCCGTACCCACAACAATGATGCACTTGCACATGGTTAATATTGAGTTTGATGGCCAGGTAAGTAAGGGCGAGATTATGAAGATTCTTGAGGAAACACCTAGGATATTGTTGTTCAATTCAGCGTCAAGAAAGATCGAATCCCTTGCACAAATAATCGAGTGGGCTAGAGATCTCGGTAGGCTTAGAGGTGATGTTATGGAGAATGCACTCATAGAGGATTCAATAACTGTGTTTCAGAATGAGCTATTCCTCATGCAGGGCGTCCACCAGGAAAGTATTGTGGTTCCTGAGAACATCGATGCCGTGAGGGCTATGTTTAAGCTCTCCAGTAAGTGGGATTCAATTAGGAAGACAGACTTAAGGCTGAATCTTATTACCACGGGAAAGAATTATAACCTTGCTTAA
- a CDS encoding phosphoglycerate kinase → MSLPSLPSSLPTINLCNKGRILVRVDMNVPINRDSGEILDEYRIEAHSKTIKYLVDSGLPVVVVTHQGRPGDPEFVSLEKHAQVLSKYLGMDVHFIDDVIGPKAREEVNKLRPGEVLMLDNLRFISEEVVEGEPQKLANTYLVKKLAPLFNYFILDAFATAHRSQPSIVGFPYVLPSCMGLIMENEVNALGKVLNTRGVSTVLIAGGAKIPETVKTVKTLLSKKLINKVLLGGLVSQLFLALSYGNDKLLSNIKVGQDTINDAMDIMKLFSDKIILPIDAVQSDDKIIEPGKAQSMLDIGPATIETFSKYIMTSDIAIMTGPLGLVEIDKYSRGTRDVLKAMVDNAQFTIIGGGHTIMSARKFGLINRISHVSTGGRAFIQFLADPYLPGIKALELSKSKFWV, encoded by the coding sequence ATGAGTTTACCCAGTTTACCCAGTTCACTCCCAACAATAAACCTATGCAACAAGGGTAGGATTTTAGTTAGGGTTGACATGAACGTCCCAATAAATAGGGACTCCGGTGAAATACTTGATGAATACAGAATAGAGGCTCACTCAAAGACCATTAAGTACCTCGTGGATTCAGGTTTGCCTGTTGTTGTAGTAACTCATCAGGGTAGACCGGGAGATCCGGAATTCGTATCACTTGAGAAACATGCACAGGTATTGAGTAAGTACCTTGGTATGGATGTACATTTCATAGATGACGTAATAGGGCCTAAAGCACGCGAGGAGGTAAATAAATTGAGACCTGGTGAGGTATTAATGCTTGATAACCTTAGGTTCATTAGTGAGGAGGTTGTTGAAGGAGAGCCTCAAAAACTCGCAAATACGTATTTAGTAAAGAAATTAGCACCGTTATTTAATTACTTCATACTTGATGCCTTTGCCACAGCACACAGGTCACAACCAAGCATAGTTGGCTTTCCATACGTGTTACCAAGTTGCATGGGGCTTATCATGGAGAACGAAGTAAATGCATTAGGTAAGGTGTTAAACACGAGAGGTGTCTCTACAGTCTTAATAGCAGGTGGCGCAAAGATCCCTGAAACAGTGAAGACTGTGAAAACCCTGTTAAGTAAAAAATTAATTAATAAAGTGTTACTTGGTGGCTTAGTTAGCCAGTTATTTTTAGCTTTAAGTTACGGTAACGATAAGCTACTTAGCAATATTAAGGTTGGTCAGGATACAATTAATGACGCAATGGATATTATGAAGTTATTCAGCGATAAAATTATACTTCCGATAGACGCTGTTCAGTCAGACGATAAGATTATTGAACCAGGTAAAGCGCAATCAATGCTTGATATAGGCCCAGCAACCATTGAGACATTCAGTAAGTACATAATGACCTCCGATATTGCAATAATGACAGGACCGCTTGGCTTAGTCGAGATTGATAAGTACTCAAGGGGGACTAGGGATGTTTTAAAGGCCATGGTTGATAATGCCCAGTTCACAATAATTGGCGGTGGTCACACAATAATGTCCGCCAGGAAATTTGGATTAATAAATAGAATAAGCCACGTATCCACTGGTGGTAGGGCATTCATTCAATTTCTAGCAGATCCATACCTACCCGGTATTAAGGCCCTCGAATTATCTAAGTCAAAATTCTGGGTGTGA